The Humulus lupulus chromosome 4, drHumLupu1.1, whole genome shotgun sequence genome has a window encoding:
- the LOC133832371 gene encoding uncharacterized protein LOC133832371: MNCPNSVSDFRPIACCNVVYKTIMKVLCARMRQVLPSLIADNQGGFVHGRYISHNILICQDLVKLYGRQTASPSYMIKMDLKKAYDTVEWEFIREMLDALLFPTAFINLIMECVTSPKFSLLINGSLHGFFSSRRGLRQGDPLSPLLFVIGMEYLSRLLSLISKKKEFKHHPRCKALRLNHLCFADDVLLFSKGDTMSILLLLRAFKRFSNTSGLHANPSKTSIYCAGMKNEDVEYILNASGYTQGQLPFRYLGIPICSKRISKAECESIIEKMVARIRVWSSRHILINSICRAFLWKSNSNSCGPGLVAWKNICLPKDERGLGFRNIEHWNIGALSRYVWDIAKKKDNLWVRWVHSVYIKDDCWWRYEAPQNASWYWKKIVMVKNIIKNNMEESIFTQMNFSITKVCSLLWPKSNDRKVWFSSIWNRLSTPKHKFITWLACLNRLQTRERLLKIGHIVDANCPFCGAHLGSHLHLFFRCHYSSTVAQIIFTWASFNVHKMELEACIKKIKRTKQSKFRREVYLAIVNSLVYNVWEARNNTLWNDNVYTVNTLVQKIKRGICNRFSLFKNEKTSHSDCNWFEQMSHV, from the exons ATGAATTGCCCGAATAGTGTTAGTGATTTCAGACCCATTGCTTGTTGCAATGTGGTCTATAAAACTATCATGAAGGTGTTATGTGCTAGAATGAGACAGGTCCTTCCAAGCCTAATTGCGGATAACCAAGGAGGGTTTGTCCATGGCCGatatatttctcataatattcTTATTTGCCAAGACCTTGTTAAGCTTTATGGTAGGCAAACTGCTTCTCCCTCTTATATGATCAAGATGGACCTCAAGAAAGCTTATGACACAGTGGAGTGGGAGTTCATTCGGGAAATGTTAGATGCCCTTCTTTTCCCCACTGCTTTTATTAATCTGATCATGGAATGTGTCACATCTCCCAAGTTTTCCTTGCTCATCAATGGCTCGTTACATGGCTTCTTTTCTTCTAGAAGGGGGTTACGACAAGGAGATCCATTGTCTCCACTTCTATTTGTGATTGGCATGGAATATTTATCCCGTTTGCTTTCTTTGATCTCTAAGAAGAAGGAATTCAAGCATCACCCGAGATGTAAAGCTTTAAGATTGAATCACCTTTGCTTTGCTGATGACGTTTTGCTTTTCTCTAAAGGTGATACTATGTCCATTCTTCTTTTGTTGAGAGCCTTCAAGAGGTTCTCGAACACATCTGGACTGCATGCAAATCCTTCCAAAACTTCCATTTATTGTGCTGGGATGAAGAATGAAGATGTTGAGTACATTCTAAATGCCTCGGGGTACACTCAAGGCCAGCTCCCATTTCGGTATTTGGGGATTCCTATTTGCTCCAAAAGAATTTCCAAAGCTGAATGTGAAAGTATAATTGAGAAGATGGTGGCTCGAATTAGAGTTTGGAGCTCTCGGCATATTTT AATCAATAGCATTTGTCGTGCTTTTCTTTGGAAGAGTaattcaaactcttgtggtccgggTCTTGTTGCTTGGAAGAATATCTGTCTTCCTAAAGATGAAAGGGGGCTTGGTTTTCGTAATATAGAACACTGGAATATTGGAGCTTTGAGTAGGTATGTTTGGGATATAGCCAAAAAGAAAGATAATCTCTGGGTTCGTTGGGTACACTCTGTATATATCAAAGATGATTGTTGGTGGAGATATGAGGCTCCACAAAATGCTAGTTGGTATTGGAAAAAGATTGTTATGGTCAAGAACATCATCAAGAACAATATGGAAGAATCTATCTTCACCCAAATGAACTTTAGTATCACTAAAGTTTGCTCTCTTCTTTGGCCGAAGTCAAATGACAGGAAGGTTTGGTTTTCTTCCATTTGGAATCGGCTAAGTACTCCCAAGCACAAGTTCATCACTTGGCTTGCTTGTTTAAACAGGTTACAAACTAGAGAGAGACTCCTTAAAATTGGACATATTGTTGATGCTAATTGTCCTTTTTGTGGTGCTCATTTAGGGTCGCATCTACACCTCTTCTTTAGGTGTCACTATAGCTCTACAGTGGCCCAAATTATCTTTACTTGGGCAAGTTTCAATGTGCATAAAATGGAGCTAGAAGCTTGTATCAAGAAGATCAAGAGGACGAAGCAATCCAAATTTCGAAGAGAGGTATATCTTGCCATTGTGAATAGCCTTGTATATAATGTTTGGGAAGCTAGAAACAATACTTTGTGGAATGATAATGTGTATACTGTTAATACTCTTGTACAGAAAATTAAAAGAGGAATTTGTAATAGGTTTTCTCTTTTTAAAAATGAGAAAACAAGTCATAGTGATTGTAATTGGTTTGAGCAAATGAGCCATGTTTAG